From Echeneis naucrates chromosome 7, fEcheNa1.1, whole genome shotgun sequence, one genomic window encodes:
- the tmem81 gene encoding transmembrane protein 81 — MNLLDPTDKVAVEVIVDSSPCSTTCGLGIKTQTVCLMEDGKAAIEEDEGSRGRTEVSEECHVRRVKCLQSWKCGLMTMTVYSGQRVEIDCLGEVMEAMGRFSWRVLWRYARGIISSDDSLFGPWEAPQLDRVILDPVREADAGTYCCDVQDAFFRRVKRVYWGIRVLPADVLNLDYESSLARWDSNRNHQNQTVSNQHHHETTLRYTMLTISSFMALLVGLSLVRYWIVSRRTKHYVEG, encoded by the exons ATGAATCTGCTGGACCCC ACGGATAAGGTAGCTGTGGAGGTCATCGTCGACAGCTCCCCCTGCAGCACCACCTGCGGACTGGGCATCAAAACTCAAACTGTTTGTCTGATGGAAGATGGCAAGGCGGCGATTGAAGAGGACGAGGGGAGTCGAGGCAGGACAGAG GTGTCGGAGGAATGCCACGTGCGCAGGGTGAAGTGTCTGCAGTCGTGGAAGTGCGGCCTCATGACGATGACGGTGTATTCAGGCCAAAGGGTGGAGATCGACTGCTTGGGAGAAGTCATGGAGGCCATGGGGAGGTTCTCCTGGAG GGTGCTGTGGCGTTACGCCAGAGGAATCATCAGCTCAGACGACTCTCTGTTTGGCCCCTGGGAGGCCCCTCAGCTGGACCGAGTGATTCTGGACCCCGTCAGAGAGGCAGACGCAG GAACTTACTGCTGCGACGTACAGGATGCTTTTTTCCGCAGAGTGAAGAGGGTTTACTGGGGGATCCGGGTTTTACCAGCTGACGTTCTGAATCTGGACTATGAAAGCTCTCTGGCCCGGTGGGATTCAAACAGAAACCACCAGAACCAGACCGTCTCCAACCAGCACCACCACGAAACCACCCTCCGCTACACG ATGCTGACCATTTCGAGCTTCATGGCTCTCCTTGTTGGACTGAGTCTGGTCCGCTACTGGATTGTGAGCAGGAGAACGAAGCACTATGTTGAAGGGTAA
- the tpd52l2b gene encoding tpd52 like 2b isoform X5, which translates to MDPASQDINLNSPNKGLSVDHSDSLSDVPVGGAVGNSANPLPPGLTEEEAEELRIELTKVEEEINTLRQVLSAKERHAAELKRKLGLSPLNELRQNLTKSWQDVQTSNAYKKTQETLSQAGQKTSAALTTVGTAISRRLGDMRNSATFKSFEDKMGNLKYKVVGPKGNGDVVSSPTDTTPTQENPPF; encoded by the exons ATGGATCCCGCCAGCCAAG ATATCAACCTGAACTCTCCCAACAAGGGCCTCAGTGTGGATCATTCTGACAGCCTGTCCGACGTGCCAGTGGGGGGTGCAGTGGGGAACTCGGCCAACCCTCTTCCCCCTGgtctgacagaggaagaggctgAAGAGCTCCGCATTGAGCTCACTAAG GTTGAGGAGGAGATCAACACCCTGCGTCAGGTTTTGTCAGCCAAAGAGAGACACGCTgcagagctgaagaggaaactTGGGCTCAGCCCGCTCAATGAACTCAGGCAGAACCTCACCAAGAGCTGGCAGGATGTACAGACCTCCAACGC ATACAAGAAGACTCAGGAGACTCTTTCCCAGGCGGGACAGAAAACCAGTGCAGCTCTCACCACAGTGGGCACTGCCATCAGCAGGAGACTGGGTGACATGAG gAACTCTGCAACCTTCAAGTCATTTGAGGATAAAATGGGGAACCTGAAG tatAAGGTTGTTGGTCCCAAAGGGAATGGGGATGTCGTCAGCTCCCCCACTGACACCACCCCAACTCAGGAGAACCCGCCTTTCTGA
- the tpd52l2b gene encoding tpd52 like 2b isoform X2 — translation MDPASQDINLNSPNKGLSVDHSDSLSDVPVGGAVGNSANPLPPGLTEEEAEELRIELTKVEEEINTLRQVLSAKERHAAELKRKLGLSPLNELRQNLTKSWQDVQTSNAYVRSSEKLGEWNERVTSSELYKKTQETLSQAGQKTSAALTTVGTAISRRLGDMRNSATFKSFEDKMGNLKYKVVGPKGNGDVVSSPTDTTPTQENPPF, via the exons ATGGATCCCGCCAGCCAAG ATATCAACCTGAACTCTCCCAACAAGGGCCTCAGTGTGGATCATTCTGACAGCCTGTCCGACGTGCCAGTGGGGGGTGCAGTGGGGAACTCGGCCAACCCTCTTCCCCCTGgtctgacagaggaagaggctgAAGAGCTCCGCATTGAGCTCACTAAG GTTGAGGAGGAGATCAACACCCTGCGTCAGGTTTTGTCAGCCAAAGAGAGACACGCTgcagagctgaagaggaaactTGGGCTCAGCCCGCTCAATGAACTCAGGCAGAACCTCACCAAGAGCTGGCAGGATGTACAGACCTCCAACGC CTATGTGAGAAGCTCTGAGAAACTGGGGGAGTGGAATGAGAGGGTTACCAGTTCGGAACT ATACAAGAAGACTCAGGAGACTCTTTCCCAGGCGGGACAGAAAACCAGTGCAGCTCTCACCACAGTGGGCACTGCCATCAGCAGGAGACTGGGTGACATGAG gAACTCTGCAACCTTCAAGTCATTTGAGGATAAAATGGGGAACCTGAAG tatAAGGTTGTTGGTCCCAAAGGGAATGGGGATGTCGTCAGCTCCCCCACTGACACCACCCCAACTCAGGAGAACCCGCCTTTCTGA
- the tpd52l2b gene encoding tpd52 like 2b isoform X4, with amino-acid sequence MDPASQDINLNSPNKGLSVDHSDSLSDVPVGGAVGNSANPLPPGLTEEEAEELRIELTKVEEEINTLRQVLSAKERHAAELKRKLGLSPLNELRQNLTKSWQDVQTSNAYLSASATLDDITHSEAYKKTQETLSQAGQKTSAALTTVGTAISRRLGDMRNSATFKSFEDKMGNLKYKVVGPKGNGDVVSSPTDTTPTQENPPF; translated from the exons ATGGATCCCGCCAGCCAAG ATATCAACCTGAACTCTCCCAACAAGGGCCTCAGTGTGGATCATTCTGACAGCCTGTCCGACGTGCCAGTGGGGGGTGCAGTGGGGAACTCGGCCAACCCTCTTCCCCCTGgtctgacagaggaagaggctgAAGAGCTCCGCATTGAGCTCACTAAG GTTGAGGAGGAGATCAACACCCTGCGTCAGGTTTTGTCAGCCAAAGAGAGACACGCTgcagagctgaagaggaaactTGGGCTCAGCCCGCTCAATGAACTCAGGCAGAACCTCACCAAGAGCTGGCAGGATGTACAGACCTCCAACGC ATATCTGTCTGCATCAGCCACTTTGGATGACATTACCCACTCTGAAGC ATACAAGAAGACTCAGGAGACTCTTTCCCAGGCGGGACAGAAAACCAGTGCAGCTCTCACCACAGTGGGCACTGCCATCAGCAGGAGACTGGGTGACATGAG gAACTCTGCAACCTTCAAGTCATTTGAGGATAAAATGGGGAACCTGAAG tatAAGGTTGTTGGTCCCAAAGGGAATGGGGATGTCGTCAGCTCCCCCACTGACACCACCCCAACTCAGGAGAACCCGCCTTTCTGA
- the ppdpfb gene encoding pancreatic progenitor cell differentiation and proliferation factor B, translated as MAAIPAGGSLVATTDYYRRRIGSTSSSSSCGSSEYSGEVIPHHPGLPKQDSGHWWSSFFFGKQPGMTPLTEEAQMKAGVSGAVTNGQITCVAREMVMQRQVSESSDAGSPTSS; from the exons ATGGCAGCTATTCCAGCAGGCGGTTCACTTGTGGCGACCACTGACTACTACCGAA GGCGCATTGGCTcaacatccagcagcagctcgtGTGGCAGTTCGGAGTACAGCGGGGAGGTCATTCCACACCATCCAG GACTCCCCAAGCAGGACTCTGGCCATTGGTGGTCCAGTTTCTTTTTTGGGAAGCAGCCAGGAATGACCCCCCTGACTGAGGAGGCACAGATGAA GGCGGGCGTCTCTGGGGCGGTGACTAATGGTCAGATCACCTGCGTTGCCAGGGAGATGGTTATGCAACGCCAGGTGAGTGAGAGCAGCGACGCAGGAAGTCCAACCTCCTCCTGA
- the tpd52l2b gene encoding tpd52 like 2b isoform X3: MDPASQDINLNSPNKGLSVDHSDSLSDVPVGGAVGNSANPLPPGLTEEEAEELRIELTKVEEEINTLRQVLSAKERHAAELKRKLGLSPLNELRQNLTKSWQDVQTSNAYLSASATLDDITHSEAYKKTQETLSQAGQKTSAALTTVGTAISRRLGDMRALPFSNSFSNYSIRHSISMPAMRNSATFKSFEDKMGNLKYKVVGPKGNGDVVSSPTDTTPTQENPPF, translated from the exons ATGGATCCCGCCAGCCAAG ATATCAACCTGAACTCTCCCAACAAGGGCCTCAGTGTGGATCATTCTGACAGCCTGTCCGACGTGCCAGTGGGGGGTGCAGTGGGGAACTCGGCCAACCCTCTTCCCCCTGgtctgacagaggaagaggctgAAGAGCTCCGCATTGAGCTCACTAAG GTTGAGGAGGAGATCAACACCCTGCGTCAGGTTTTGTCAGCCAAAGAGAGACACGCTgcagagctgaagaggaaactTGGGCTCAGCCCGCTCAATGAACTCAGGCAGAACCTCACCAAGAGCTGGCAGGATGTACAGACCTCCAACGC ATATCTGTCTGCATCAGCCACTTTGGATGACATTACCCACTCTGAAGC ATACAAGAAGACTCAGGAGACTCTTTCCCAGGCGGGACAGAAAACCAGTGCAGCTCTCACCACAGTGGGCACTGCCATCAGCAGGAGACTGGGTGACATGAG AGCTCTACCTTTCTCTAATTCCTTTAG CAACTACTCCATTCGCCACTCGATAAGTATGCCCGCCATGAG gAACTCTGCAACCTTCAAGTCATTTGAGGATAAAATGGGGAACCTGAAG tatAAGGTTGTTGGTCCCAAAGGGAATGGGGATGTCGTCAGCTCCCCCACTGACACCACCCCAACTCAGGAGAACCCGCCTTTCTGA
- the tpd52l2b gene encoding tpd52 like 2b isoform X1, with product MDPASQDINLNSPNKGLSVDHSDSLSDVPVGGAVGNSANPLPPGLTEEEAEELRIELTKVEEEINTLRQVLSAKERHAAELKRKLGLSPLNELRQNLTKSWQDVQTSNAYVRSSEKLGEWNERVTSSELYLSASATLDDITHSEAYKKTQETLSQAGQKTSAALTTVGTAISRRLGDMRNSATFKSFEDKMGNLKYKVVGPKGNGDVVSSPTDTTPTQENPPF from the exons ATGGATCCCGCCAGCCAAG ATATCAACCTGAACTCTCCCAACAAGGGCCTCAGTGTGGATCATTCTGACAGCCTGTCCGACGTGCCAGTGGGGGGTGCAGTGGGGAACTCGGCCAACCCTCTTCCCCCTGgtctgacagaggaagaggctgAAGAGCTCCGCATTGAGCTCACTAAG GTTGAGGAGGAGATCAACACCCTGCGTCAGGTTTTGTCAGCCAAAGAGAGACACGCTgcagagctgaagaggaaactTGGGCTCAGCCCGCTCAATGAACTCAGGCAGAACCTCACCAAGAGCTGGCAGGATGTACAGACCTCCAACGC CTATGTGAGAAGCTCTGAGAAACTGGGGGAGTGGAATGAGAGGGTTACCAGTTCGGAACT ATATCTGTCTGCATCAGCCACTTTGGATGACATTACCCACTCTGAAGC ATACAAGAAGACTCAGGAGACTCTTTCCCAGGCGGGACAGAAAACCAGTGCAGCTCTCACCACAGTGGGCACTGCCATCAGCAGGAGACTGGGTGACATGAG gAACTCTGCAACCTTCAAGTCATTTGAGGATAAAATGGGGAACCTGAAG tatAAGGTTGTTGGTCCCAAAGGGAATGGGGATGTCGTCAGCTCCCCCACTGACACCACCCCAACTCAGGAGAACCCGCCTTTCTGA